In Oryza sativa Japonica Group chromosome 1, ASM3414082v1, the genomic stretch agaaaataaataataattctaaaattttttaaataagacaagtggttaAATAGTAtaagaaaaaactcaaaatcccttatattatgggacggagggagtagttgttaTGCACGAAAAACTTGTGTGTATAGTGTATGTTTCCATTGATCCCAACCATTTTTACCATATTTCTTAATTACGCGTCACAGTATTCAGATGAAGCGTATATCGAAGACATACGCCTTCGTACGGCGAAGACGTATCACCCATTGGGGCGCACGTAGGAGatcgggccccacctgtcatcgtcACGCGCCGTTAAAACTTGTCGGTGCGCGCAGCGAAAAGGCCCCCCTACCCCCCACCCGAAAACcgcagcccccccccccccgccccgcTAAAAATTATTCCACCTTTACCACTTACCACACCCTCACCAAACCCACCCACTTACACGTGGGACCCAGAcaaggtgggccccacacgtcattGACTCCCGAGTCGGTGGTGCCGGGTTCGcctcgccgcgccacgccgcgcgcccCCGCCGCTCGCGTGGTCAGCTTTAATACGAacccccccaccaccaccctcgCTTCGCTCGCTTCACTCTCGTGGGCTTCGCTGAGCTGTGCGAGGAATCCAAacgagagagaaaaaaggaaaaaaaaaaaaaacaaaacagcaCAAGCAGTTGAAGaacacggcagcggcggcggcggcgacgaccaccgCTGCCGGGGAATGCGGAGgggtggggtggtggtggtggtggtggtggtgcgggaGTAGCTGCTGGGATCGGAGGGAGAGATGGGGGtgtggagggagggggcgggGTGGTGCTTCTGCtcgggtgggggaggggggaggtcgGAGAGGGTCAAGGCGGCGATCTTctcggcgaaggcggcggcgctggcggccgtCGGCGGGGGGCACGGCGGGGCCGGCGTCCTGATCCACCGCAACCTGCTGCTCACCACGCACGGCAACctcccgtccgccgccgccgccgaggacgccGAGGCGCTGCTCGGCcacgcccgcctcgccgcccgcctcgtTCCACACAGGTGAGCTCCCGCCGCTGCGAGATTTGGGATTAATTTGGTTGTGCTTTCTCCTCTTCCACCAGCCGCTGCGATTATTACAGAATGATTAGGTTAATTGAGATCTGccttgctctgctctgctcgcgTCGCGGGCGGCAAGCgtggccaccgccgctgctcgaGCGGGGCCCACGCGTCGGCGTTGCGCGGATTTGTCGGCGGTGGTGGGATGGTAGAGCTGTTCAGGGCCAGTGATGATTAGCCCCACAATGCAGATGATTAGGAGAGGGAATTGCTAGTCAATTGTGGGTGCTTAATTTGTGCTTGGTAGTTGGAGACTTTGTGGGAGATCGTCCTTGTGATCTTGAACAAGTGATAATGATGATGCTCACAAGCTGGATACTgcagtgggggggggggggggggtgcttTGTACAGTTGGATAGtactaatatttttttgtgtTAAAAGTGCTATTGGTATTTGGAGTAGGTAGGAAGCACACACCTTCAATACTTGGTTGTCAGCAGATAGAATAATCACAAGAATTACTGTGGTTCTGGGTaattgtgtttcttttcttcGGTGGGAAGTTCATGAGGGACATCCAGGGAAAGTTGTGACACCCACAAGCAATAAGTGGCTCATGATAAAAAGCAGCAAAATTAGCTCAAGAAAGGTTCAAAGTATCTTGTTTTTCATTGGCTAGGTGAACTTTGTTGCTTTGTCAAAAACATTTTTCCTTTGTAAGTACTACTACGGTACTACCTCATGATTGttgcatacatgcatgttttttttttgggataaaaTTGTCACTGCGTACTTATGTTGCTGTTtccagttatatatatatatatccttacTTAGATTCTTTCTAAAACTTTATTTATCTGTTCAGATTCTTCATTACCAGCTCAATTCTTGACCTTACAATAGTCGGCCTTGATCCTGCGGAGAATGAGACAACCTTGCAGGCTCAGCAACCTCACTACTTGAAAACATGCTGCAAACCAAGCCTAGATCATGGAAGTGTTGTTTACCTTCTGGGTCACACAGGAAAGAAGGAACTTGTGATTGGGGAGGGGAAGGTAGTGATTGGCACAGATAACCTCTTAAAGCTCTCCACGGATGGGGTGACATGGTGCCCTGGCTCTGCTGGTTTTGATGCCCAAGGGAATTTAGCCTTCATGATCTGTGACCCCATGAAGTTGGCTTCCTCCCCCACCACAAGGTCATCTTCTACATCCTCATCTTCATCACATTCATCAAAGAAAGATCACCCAATGCAATTTGGTGTCCCCATATCTGTAGTTTGCGATTGGCTCTATCAGCACTGGCAGGGCAACTTGGATGAAGTTAGCAAGCCAAAGCTGCCCCTTGTTAGATTGATGTCCAGCAGAAGTGATCATTCAAGCACCTCCTTCACTCGTCGCCATGTGTTCAAGCCTGCAGATGATGAGAACGACGATACATCGGTTTCTTCACAAGTAACTTCGAAGCCTAAACATCAGCAGGCGTCAGGAAACTCGGCCAATGCAAGGATATCACATGATGCGAACCCTCTGGTTGATCTGCGTGCAAACAATGAGCAAGGGGTTTCTACTCCAGAGATATATGAATCACCCCGACAAAGTTCTTGCCAAGGCCAGAAAGATGCTGGTTCAGTTCAACTTCTGGATATCAACTTCCCACCTAGTGCTCCCAAGACCATCTTTCTACCGCTGCCCCTGAAGCAAATGCTTTCTGATGAGAACAACGCAGATACGTCCAAGCCTAGAAACCAATCCAGAGACAATGGCTTTCCATCGGGGATAATATGGCACCGTAATTGTGAGGCTCTTTCAAGGGATCCTCCAGTAGCTCCTCTGCAGGATGATTGCAGCAGTGAAGGGCAGTCGAGCTCGTCACCTGTTGAGCTACTGGAGTATCGAAATGAAGACCACTTCAGTAGCGAGGAGGAAACAATGTACTCAGCGGAAACCATGGAGAGCAGGAACATTCCAAGCCCCAGGGAGAAGCACGTCGGGAGGAGCCAGAGTTGTGTAACCTACAGGAGGTGGAGCTCTCCAAGGATGTCGACAATACAGAACGGAACCTTAAGAAAGCAGCACACCCTGGTCCCTGTGCGCAAGAGTCACTCGCAGAACACGAGTCTGCCACAAAGGAGTCATGACTACCTGAGCCCAACAGTATCCTCGGCTATGAAGAAGAGAAACTCAATGGAACAGCAACTGCCCACGAAGCCCCGGCGGAGCATTGCTCAAACATCTCCAAAATGGATGTTCTGATGAATTGATGGTTGTCTTCTTTGGTTTCCTGGTGGAATGTTAGTGCAGCATCAGCAAAGCATGCCGATTTTTGGTGGAAATTTGCTGCTCTCATGTTTTTTTCCTCTGTAAGTTGATGCTCGCTTCCTTAGTTCTTTCTCTACGgcattgtgtgtgtgtgcgtgtgcagAATGACTTGgataaataaaaggaaaaaaaagaaagaagaaagaaaagagaagtcCAACATAGAAGGTTTACAGATCAAATGTGTTCGAGGCATCAAGCCTGAGCTGTTTGCAAAGTGATGTATTTTGTTTGTAGGCTGTCTGGATGTAAATTGCTATAGCTTTGTACTGTAGTCTTGAGTTCACCAATTAAACTGAACATTCCCATGATTATCAATTCCTTTTTGGCCGAAACGTGCTGCTTCTATAGTTTGTTACTTTCTAAGGCATCGATGCTTATGTCCATTTTGCTTGCTGTTACGTTTAGGCATAAATTGTTTCTCCTAATTAATATATTGcagcaggaaaagaaaaaactaaggTCCACAGATACAAAATGGTAACGCTCTAGCACGTTATCCTCGTGTGATCAGAATGATACTGAGGCTTAAAGAGCAtgccttatttttcttttcttttctttttcaaattttGCACAAAATAATGGCAAATTGGCAAGGCAAACGGTTTTCTGTGCTGCTATGCAAACGGATAGTCAACTCATTTTCTGCAGTGTTCAGTTCATCACTGACAGCCTGCCTCACCAACTTGTTCTCACAAAAGTAGGAGTACGTGCATTTGGATATTTCGGTTGGATTTTTCTGAAGCATCCTGTCTCTGAAACGCCTGGCTCAAGGAGTTTGGCAGGGGGCGGTCAGGCACCATTGGCAGCCTGATGCTGCTTCTCATTCCGATTACGATGACCAAGCCAGGGAATCAGGCCACATACTGTTCTGTACTTAAGATtttgatatttatatatgtttagtTAAACAACtcagggggtgtttgggagagagccCCCTCTCTCAAAACCATAAGTCTCTAGGGAGTGAACATAAGTCCCTaagcccctctctcccaaacactcCCTAGAGACTTATGGTTTTGTGTTCACTCCCTAGAGACTTATGGTTTTGAGAGAGGGggctctctcccaaacaccccctcatTTCCCAGAATATGTGTGCGCAGACTTAATAATCTCAAACAATATCGAATTCAGATTAATTTCAAATTCAAACATGGAATGCTGAAAGCACAGAAGATCAAAGTCAACTTGACCGTTGAATCcaactaagagcaagtttaatagtatcgCCAACTCTTAGCTCCAAATCatatatagtcaatttaatagctaattcatataacAGTTacttactacactattaatacttgatcccactacagctggctataaatctgtagcccgttaCTTTTCTCTCGTCTCTTTTATCTTCTtagaatatgtttatagctgattTATAGTCcgtgtacctgctctaagcaaGCATCGACATGGTTTTGCTAAATTTTCTTGGTTTTGATGCCTTTCTGGCTCTCTGGTCGCTGCACATGGACTCGTGGAGATGTCATCGCCACTCTGTCCCACAAGATACAAGGGGGAAGAAACACAGATTGCTTAACAATTCGCATCAATTATGCTTCTTGTTTCACATTCTCGCCGTCGACGGGTGTTTCTAAGGGCCCATATCACATTTTGATCAATTATGCATCTCAAGTTCTTAACATGTGATACAGTTTAACATAATACCTTTTGTTTACACAAAGAAAGTAACTGAGACAAAGGCACACACTAGTCACTACCATCAAATATAAGTTTTGGTCACTCAGCGTTACAGTAGTACTAGTTCCAAGCAATAATGAAAAGTAGATAGATTCAGGCTGAGAAATAGAAGGATGAGGCATAAGCAAGAAGGAATTCAAGCTGGGATATCGGCATACTCACCATTGGAATTTGCTTTTCCCAGTTTCATGGACGTGCAAGCACAAACTAGTTGCAGTTATGCAGTATAAAGTCAAAAGTCACTTCACAATCATGGCCAAACTTCCATTATTCTCTTTAGAACTAGACTATTCCGTAGTATGCAGGATAGGCAACAGTGAGAGTGCAGGTATGATGGATGTAATAGGATGCAAGTTCAAGGACTCCTATTAGTTAAGCATCACCTATGAACAGCACAAGCCAAGTaaagttttttttgttctgCTTGCTCGTATCGTAGATTGCTACCTTTAGTTACATGTAACTCAAATGGCCCATAGTCCTCAAAACCCCATGAAAATTGGGCGAACACAAATTTTTGGGCCTCTGTAACAATACAAACAATGTTTGCCACAAGAACAATACAAGCAAAACCAGAATCAGACAGTGTCTTCGAAATATCTTCATTGTTCAGGTAAACAAAATAGTATGCTTAGCTAGCTTAGGAACACGGCCTGACTATGATGTGTGTGTGGTGTTATCTTTTACTTGCCCGCAAGTAGAAATTCAATGTGCAAAGGAAAACTACAACTAAGCTAATCAAATAGTGTGAAGCAGCTGGCAGAAGGTGTGAAGCTGAATGGATAACTTGATGAATATTCATAGTTACCCATGTTAAAAATCACATGAAACCAGTATAATGTTATTTTTATGAATCAGGAAAGATGGAATAACTAAAGGAAGTGGAGGTTTCCTTAAAAGTTTAGACCAGCCAATATGTTCAGTTGCAGGAAAAGATATACTTCTAAGTTCCAAACCAGCAAAATAAAATCCCAAGTCATTAAGTCAAGCCTAGAATCCAGTGAAACATGTAAAGGGTCAAACAAGGCACGATGCCACTTAACAAATCACCAAGCAACATATCTTATGACCAGGGTAAGAGTCAAGCTCATACAGTAGTGGATCAATCAGACATATAAAAAAACACTTCAATACTTACATGTATTTACAAGAGGCCAGCATGAAAGAACATAGCTTCATCAATATGCTAACTGGTCCAAATCGAGCGAAGTGGTAAACAAAACATTGGTTTTCAGAGCCAGCAGAAAATTATATTGACGAGGAAAATTACTTTCATAGTCCATCATTTTTTTCCTGTAAAAAGCATACAAGCCTACTTTGCTTTCAATGAAAAGCAGGATCATGAGAAAAcatataagaaaagaaaaaggtatatAGAAGATCATTCATTAACTTTGGTAATTTCAAAAATTTGATGGTCAATTATGACTTTCACATTCGACGACAAGTGATTGAGACTGGAGAGATACCATCCACCAAAAGGCATTGGATCTCAGCACTAAAAAA encodes the following:
- the LOC4324338 gene encoding uncharacterized protein, producing the protein MGVWREGAGWCFCSGGGGGRSERVKAAIFSAKAAALAAVGGGHGGAGVLIHRNLLLTTHGNLPSAAAAEDAEALLGHARLAARLVPHRFFITSSILDLTIVGLDPAENETTLQAQQPHYLKTCCKPSLDHGSVVYLLGHTGKKELVIGEGKVVIGTDNLLKLSTDGVTWCPGSAGFDAQGNLAFMICDPMKLASSPTTRSSSTSSSSSHSSKKDHPMQFGVPISVVCDWLYQHWQGNLDEVSKPKLPLVRLMSSRSDHSSTSFTRRHVFKPADDENDDTSVSSQVTSKPKHQQASGNSANARISHDANPLVDLRANNEQGVSTPEIYESPRQSSCQGQKDAGSVQLLDINFPPSAPKTIFLPLPLKQMLSDENNADTSKPRNQSRDNGFPSGIIWHRNCEALSRDPPVAPLQDDCSSEGQSSSSPVELLEYRNEDHFSSEEETMYSAETMESRNIPSPREKHVGRSQSCVTYRRWSSPRMSTIQNGTLRKQHTLVPVRKSHSQNTSLPQRSHDYLSPTVSSAMKKRNSMEQQLPTKPRRSIAQTSPKWMF